Proteins encoded within one genomic window of Hevea brasiliensis isolate MT/VB/25A 57/8 chromosome 8, ASM3005281v1, whole genome shotgun sequence:
- the LOC110673654 gene encoding F-box/kelch-repeat protein At3g23880-like translates to MSDHLTRELLEEILSRLPVKSILICRCVSKTWYSLITNPSFIAHHLKKTAARNSGILFFSYSTRGLVWSFKENVRYLLYPDESFPANPIEELDYPFKDLKRFVDIVGSCNGVFCLSYGVYGKYTNGAALWNPSVRKIVNIPCPNITFTSHGFYKHLLGFGFDSATDDYKLVRIVYLPDSNFKFDKIPPLVEIYSLRSRGWRKVDNNDLKYVIADFSTSAFLNGTCHWVATKPPNGPGACDAIVSFSLGEEVFGEMEVPDCLVKKYYFIDVAVSDGSLLLVAITKLTEEGCFSVWKMKEYGVPGSWTNLFNISHLAGIRRLVAFRQSGEVLLANIAGGLVFYDPKTEEISATEILGNARSFYLDTLVESLVLLDEANGVSNEHSASHGGIDKDLQKNSKGKKIADSPTILNEANEILEEVASSSNSQIVIDEANEESKEEAQGESISTE, encoded by the coding sequence atgTCTGATCATCTGACTCGAGAATTGCTGGAAGAAATTTTGTCAAGATTGCCAGTGAAATCAATCCTCATATGCAGGTGCGTTTCCAAGACTTGGTACTCTTTAATCACCAACCCTTCTTTCATAGCCCACCATCTCAAGAAAACCGCTGCAAGAAACAGTGGAATACTTTTCTTTAGTTACAGCACCAGAGGACTTGTTTGGTCATTTAAAGAAAATGTGCGTTATTTGCTATACCCAGATGAGTCTTTCCCTGCAAACCCTATTGAAGAACTTGATTACCCATTTAAAGACTTAAAGCGTTTTGTTGATATAGTGGGTTCTTGTAATGGGGTCTTTTGTCTATCTTATGGTGTTTATGGCAAATACACTAATGGAGCTGCTTTATGGAACCCTAGTGTTAGAAAGATTGTTAACATTCCTTGTCCTAATATTACGTTTACCTCACATGGATTCTATAAACACTTACTTGGGTTTGGCTTTGATTCCGCTACTGATGATTATAAGCTTGTGAGAATAGTGTATTTGCCAGAtagtaattttaaatttgataagATTCCGCCTTTGGTTGAGATTTACAGTTTGAGAAGTAGGGGTTGGAGAAAGGTTGATAATAATGATCTGAAATATGTCATCGCTGATTTCTCAACGTCTGCTTTTCTGAATGGAACTTGTCATTGGGTTGCCACTAAGCCACCTAATGGGCCTGGTGCATGCGATGCGATTGTGTCGTTTTCTTTGGGAGAAGAGGTGTTTGGGGAAATGGAGGTACCAGATTGTTTGGTTAAGAAATATTACTTTATTGATGTTGCAGTTTCTGATGGATCACTTTTGCTGGTTGCTATTACGAAATTGACAGAGGAAGGCTGCTTTTCAGTTTGGAAGATGAAAGAATATGGTGTTCCAGGATCTTGGACCAATcttttcaatatttcacatttggCAGGGATACGAAGGTTAGTTGCATTTAGGCAAAGTGGTGAGGTTCTATTGGCAAACATAGCTGGAGGGCTAGTTTTCTATGATCCAAAGACAGAAGAAATCTCGGCCACTGAAATTTTGGGCAATGCACGCTCCTTTTATTTGGACACTTTAGTGGAGAGTCTTGTTTTACTCGATGAAGCAAATGGAGTTTCAAATGAGCATTCTGCTTCTCATGGTGGCATAGACAAGGACTTGCAGAAGAACAGTAAAGGGAAAAAGATTGCGGACAGTCCTACTATACTGAACGAAGCAAATGAAATATTGGAGGAGGTTGCATCTAGTTCTAATTCACAGATAGTAATTGATGAAGCAAATGAAGAATCAAAGGAAGAAGCACAGGGAGAGTCCATTTCTACAGAATGA
- the LOC110673653 gene encoding F-box/kelch-repeat protein At3g06240-like: MEVSTCNGVFCLSDDVYGKYTGRAALWNPSVRKFIAIPGPNVTFTSHGPYIHSLGFGFDSTTDDFKLVSVVYLQDSDFNFYEIPPLVEIYSLRSRCWRMVHNDLRHAIPECSTSAFLKGACNWVAPKRQKGAVAGDVIVSFALGEEVFGEMEVPDLFGIRKLVACRLNGKVLLAKGGRKLVFYDPKTEEIFDAEILGDVRFDAFVDSLVLLSEANEFTEEEASEGDDANGVSKDHYSFF; encoded by the exons ATGGAag TGAGTACTTGTAATGGGGTCTTTTGTCTATCTGATGATGTTTATGGCAAATACACTGGTAGGGCTGCTTTATGGAACCCTAGTGTTAGAAAGTTTATTGCCATTCCTGGTCCTAATGTTACGTTTACCTCACATGGACCCTATATACACTCACTTGGGTTTGGTTTTGATTCCACTACTGATGATTTTAAGTTGGTGAGTGTAGTGTATTTGCAAGATAGTGATTTTAACTTTTATGAGATTCCGCCTTTGGTTGAGATTTACAGTTTGAGAAGTAGGTGTTGGAGAATGGTTCATAATGATCTGAGACATGCCATCCCCGAGTGCTCAACGTCTGCTTTTCTGAAAGGAGCTTGTAATTGGGTTGCCCCTAAGCGACAAAAGGGGGCTGTTGCAGGCGATGTGATTGTGTCGTTTGCTTTGGGAGAAGAGGTGTTTGGGGAAATGGAGGTACCAGATTTGTTTG GAATACGAAAGTTAGTAGCTTGTAGGCTAAATGGTAAGGTTCTATTGGCAAAAGGAGGTCGAAAGCTAGTTTTCTATGATCCAAAGACAGAAGAAATCTTTGATGCAGAAATTTTGGGCGATGTACGCTTTGATGCTTTTGTGGATAGTCTTGTTTTACTCAGTGAAGCAAATGAATTTACAGAAGAGGAAGCTTCTGAGGGTGATGACGCGAATGGAGTTTCAAAGGATCATTATTCTTTCTTCTGA
- the LOC131181978 gene encoding F-box/kelch-repeat protein At3g06240-like, whose protein sequence is MENQRKKHRESPFLHNEANGLLVLVSTRSSPYTSKGPFIHSLGFGFDSTTDDYKLVRVVYLKDSTLNYNEFPPLVEIYSLRSRGWRKVDNNLKYVMREGSTSAFLNGACHWVATKEDGISEVIVSFALGEEVFGEMEVPDCLVKKYIFMDIAAFDGSLLLVLFMKFTTERCFSVWMMKKYGVPGSWTKLFNISHLEWIRRLVAFRQNGKVLLAKVDGELVSYDPKTEEISATEILGNTRSFYLDTLVESLVLLDEANEFAEEEASEDDGTNGVSKEPSSSPDGVDKDLQKISEGKKNANSPMILNEANEILEEVAPSSNSRIVIDKANEESKEEAQGESISTE, encoded by the exons ATGGAGAATCAAAGGAAGAAGCACAGGGAGAGTCCATTTCTACACAATGAAGCAAATGGTCTTCTTGTGCTAGTTTCGACCAGAAGTAGCC ccTATACCTCAAAAGGACCCTTTATTCACTCACTTGGGTTTGGTTTTGATTCCACTACTGATGACTATAAGTTGGTGAGAGTAGTGTATTTGAAAGATAGTACTCTTAACTATAATGAGTTTCCGCCTTTGGTTGAGATTTACAGTTTGAGAAGTAGGGGTTGGAGAAAGGTTGATAATAATCTGAAATATGTCATGCGCGAGGGCTCAACGTCTGCTTTTCTGAATGGAGCTTGTCATTGGGTTGCCACTAAGGAGGATGGTATAAGCGAAGTGATTGTGTCCTTTGCTTTGGGAGAAGAGGTGTTTGGAGAAATGGAGGTACCAGATTGTCTGGTTAAGAAATATATCTTTATGGATATTGCTGCGTTTGATGGATCACTTTTGCTGGTTCTTTTTATGAAATTTACTACGGAAAGGTGTTTTTCAGTTTGGATGATGaaaaaatatggtgttccaggATCTTGGACCAAActtttcaatatttcacatttggAATGGATACGAAGGTTAGTTGCATTTAGGCAAAATGGTAAGGTTCTACTGGCAAAAGTGGATGGAGAGCTAGTTTCCTATGATCCAAAGACAGAAGAAATCTCGGCTACAGAAATTTTAGGCAATACACGCTCCTTTTATTTGGACACTTTAGTGGAGAGTCTTGTTTTACTCGATGAAGCAAATGAATTTGCAGAGGAGGAAGCTTCTGAGGATGATGGCACAAATGGAGTTTCAAAGGAGCCTTCTTCTTCTCCTGATGGCGTAGACAAGGACTTGCAGAAGATTAGTGAAGGGAAGAAGAATGCCAACAGTCCTATGATACTGAACGAAGCAAATGAAATCTTAGAGGAGGTTGCACCTAGTTCTAATTCACGGATAGTAATTGATAAAGCAAATGAAGAATCAAAGGAAGAAGCACAGGGAGAGTCAATTTCTACAGAATGA
- the LOC131181979 gene encoding F-box protein CPR1-like produces the protein MKSWRREDASISSSHMLINESNDGIKGRSIERVHFCRMKQTLDNCSRQFHKLNGASHFSAGLVFFQSQTKRKMSDHLTRELLEEILSRLPVKSILICRCVSKTWYSLITNPSFIAHHLKKTAARNSGLLFFSYSTRELVWPFKENVRYLLYPDESFPANPIEELDCPFKDTKRFVDIVGSCNGVFCLSYGVYGRYTDGAALWNPSVRKIVNIPCPNVTFTSHGFYKHLLGFGFDSATDDYKLARIVYLPDSNFNFDKIPPLVEIYSLSSRGWRKVDTNDLKYVIADFSTSAFLNGACHWVATKPLNGPGVCDAIVSFSLGEEVFGEMEVPDCLVKKYQFVDVAVFDGSLLLVASFKLTGEGCFTVWMMKEYGVPGSWTRLFDIPDFKSHLKWIRKLVAFRQSGKVLLAKLFGQLVCYDPKTEEIFDTKIRGNAHSFYLDTFVESLVLLNETDEFTEVEASEDNGTSEILEEVASSSNS, from the exons CTCGATAACTGTTCCCGCCAATTCCATAAATTGAATGGGGCAAGCCACTTCTCAGCAGGCCTAGTATTTTTTCAGAGCCA aacaaaaagaaaaatgTCTGATCATCTGACTCGAGAATTGCTGGAAGAAATTTTGTCAAGATTGCCAGTGAAATCAATCCTCATATGCAGGTGCGTTTCCAAGACTTGGTACTCTTTAATCACCAACCCTTCTTTCATAGCCCACCATCTCAAGAAAACCGCTGCAAGAAACAGTGGCCTACTTTTCTTTAGTTACAGCACCAGAGAACTTGTTTGGCCATTTAAAGAAAATGTGCGTTATTTGCTATACCCAGATGAGTCTTTCCCTGCAAATCCTATTGAAGAACTTGATTGCCCATTTAAAGACACAAAGCGTTTTGTTGATATAGTGGGTTCTTGTAATGGGGTCTTTTGTCTATCTTATGGTGTTTATGGCAGATACACTGATGGAGCTGCTTTATGGAACCCTAGCGTTAGAAAGATTGTTAACATTCCTTGTCCTAATGTTACGTTTACCTCACATGGATTCTATAAACACTTACTTGGATTTGGCTTTGATTCCGCTACTGATGATTATAAGCTTGCGAGAATAGTGTATTTACCAGATAGTAATTTTAACTTTGATAAGATTCCGCCTTTGGTTGAGATTTACAGTTTGAGTAGTAGGGGTTGGAGAAAGGTTGATACTAATGATCTGAAATATGTCATCGCTGATTTCTCAACGTCTGCTTTTCTGAATGGAGCTTGTCATTGGGTTGCCACTAAGCCACTTAATGGGCCTGGTGTATGCGATGCGATTGTGTCGTTTTCCTTGGGAGAAGAGGTGTTTGGAGAAATGGAGGTACCAGATTGTTTGGTTAAGAAATACCAGTTTGTGGATGTTGCAGTTTTTGATGGATCACTTCTGCTGGTTGCATCTTTTAAACTGACTGGGGAAGGCTGTTTTACAGTTTGGATGATGAAAGAATATGGTGTTCCAGGATCTTGGACCAGACTTTTCGATATTCCTGATTTTAAATCACATTTGAAATGGATAAGAAAGTTAGTTGCATTTAGGCAAAGTGGTAAGGTTCTATTGGCAAAATTATTTGGACAGCTAGTTTGCTATGATCCAAAGACAGAAGAAATCTTTGATACAAAAATTCGGGGCAATGCACACTCCTTTTATTTGGATACTTTTGTGGAGAGTCTTGTTTTACTCAATGAAACAGATGAATTTACAGAAGTGGAAGCTTCTGAGGATAATGGCACAAGTGAAATCTTGGAGGAGGTTGCTTCTAGTTCTAATTCATAG